The DNA region TTGTCCAAGCGAGTGGACATCACCGGTGGTTCTATTCGCAAAAATAAATTTTTTCTGCCCCATGAGATTTTTTAGTTTTACCGCAAGTTGATCGTTGGAATAACAAAATTGATCAACCGTGCGCCGCTCTTTTTTAACCGGTCTCATACCTCTTAGAAGATCTGAAATTGTTGGCAATTCAGTTCTAAATTCATTTACCAAATCTTGGAGCCTTTCATTCGAATATGCCTCAAATGTCGCGCGGAGACTATTTGTTGTTATAATTGAATGGCCATTCCTATACGCTTCTCTGGCAGCACCACTCATTAGCTTAACAAGATCGCGGGGTCTCTTTCGAACGAGGGAAAGAAGTACACGGTGTATCGGTGCGCGTTCCCACTTCCCGGCTCCCAAAAAAACAGGCTCTATGACAGAATTCAGGAAATGGCTAACCTTTATTTGTTTGCTAAGTAGCAATTTTCTGTCATCAATCTCCCTGCCAAAGTAAGACTCGACCCGCTTCGCGGCAACAACGAGTATTTCATGGTTATCCCACGTAAGAAAAATAATGTTCCCTTCAATTTTATCTGTTGATTCATCCGACGTGCGCACCAAGTAGTATACATCAGACCTTAAGCCTAATCTGAACTGAAGGGTATTCTTTGAGCCACACAAATCACGTATCGCATTCAACAGCGCGGAAACATTGTTAATGTCTTTCTGCTTTGCCTCCCATCCCCTATCAAGATCATCTAAATAAACTCTAACAAGATTGGTTTTCCTAAAATTTTCCATCACTAATGACTTGACGGTCGAAACACCCTTGGTGATTTCTTTAGAGAAGACTTCCTTCGCAATTGCGACAACATCCAGAAGTTTTCCTTGTACGCTTTTTGGTACAATATTTTCGAGCGTCTGACTCCCATATAAATTTGCGATCTCGCGTGCAATTAGCTGAGTTAGTCCGCTCTTCCATGAGTTAATACGAGAATTTAAGTCGCCAGAACCAAGCCCTGCCTCTACCGCCCTTACATCATCCGGGCGAAGCCATAATGATAGAATATTTTTTTCCTGATCTTCCGAGTAAGCAATTTTAAGAAGGGCGCTTTTGCCAGAACCTTTATGCCCAACTAAGATCCGTATAGGAAGATTTGTTATAAGATTTTCATAGGCCTTGTTGCGAAAGAAATATTCTTTAAGTCGCGAGGGATTTTCATTCTCCGCATCTTCCCTTCCGAAAAGTTTCTGAATTTCCTCGTCATTGAAATTTGGCATATAACCCTCTTACAATAGGACTATAGTGGGCCCAAGGCAGACGGGGGGCTCTCACGCCGCCCGGGGCCTGATCTCCCGCTCGATCCGCCGCCCCATTGCGCCTTTCGCCACGTCGAGATCGTGGCGCGCCTGGAGATTGATCCAGAATTCCGGCGTGGTGCCGAAATAGCGCGCGAGCCGGAGCGCGGTATCGGTGGTGATCGCGCGGCGGCCGAGCACGATGTCGTTGACGCGCGAGCGCGGCACCTTGATCGCCTTGGCCAGCACGTAGACGCTGATCCCCATCGGCCCCAGGAAATCCTCGCGCAGGATTTCGCCGGGGTGGACCGGCGGCAGCCGCCGGCCGGTCGTCACGCCGGCGAAATCGACCCGACCCGCGTCCAAATCTTCCCGTTTGATGCCCATGACCTCGTCCCTAGTGGTAGTCCACGATCTCCACGTCCCAGGCCCCGTCGCCGCGCCAGACAAAACAAATCCGCCATTGGTCGTTCACGCGGATGCTGTGGCGGCCCGTCCGGTCGCCTTTCAGGGCTTCGAGCCGGTTCCCCGGCGGAACGCGAAGATCGTCCAGTTTTCGCGCCGCGTCGACTGCCCGGAGCTTGGCCCGCGCCCGCCGCTGAATCTGGTGCGGCAGGTCCCTGACCGCGTAGCCGGCGAAAATCGCGGCCGTGCGCTTGTCAGCGAAGCTCCTGATCACGAGGGACTAACGTACCGGATAACGGTACGTTAGTCAACGCGGCTCACGCCTGCCGCGCGAGCGGCAGGTTGACCAGCAGGTTCTGCGGCTTGAAGCGCACCTTGCGCGCTTCGGTCATGGCGAGGCCGAGATAGACGGGGCGCCCCGCCACGCCTTCGCGCACGATCGCGGGATTGGCGAAATCGAGGCGGAAAAGCGCGAGCAGGCGCTTCAAGCGCTCTTCCTCCACCTCGGTGCCGCGATAGAGGTCGTTCAGGATCGCGCTCGCCTCCACGTCGAGGCCGATGTGCCAGACCCAGCGTTCGTCGCGGATCTGCTGCACCGGCTGGATGCGGACCTCGGCCCCGATCAGGTGCGCGATCCAGGCTTCCATCACGCGCGCGAACGCATCGAGGCCGGGGCGGGCGAAGGTGAGATCGAGCACCAGGTCGCGCCGTCCGCTCCGTTCCCAATAGAGCGCGGCCTTTTCCGCCGTCAGCACGTCCATCTCGACATTCCTCGGCTTGGTCCCGCTTTGCACGATCAGGCGGCCAAGCTCGCCCATGCCCCGCGTCGCGCCGAGGGTCTCGACGGTTTCGGAATCGCCGAGCAGGACCGAGCCGTCCTGGACGGTCGCGGTCTGGGGGCGGAAGAACAGCTCGGCGGCGCGCACGCGGAAGGGATCGTCGCTTTTTTCGACGATCGCGTGCACGATGGTTTCCGCGAGGCGATCGAGAAAAAGCGGCGGCAGGGCCACGCGTTCCTCGTGGAAAAGGCCGAGGTAGCCGCCCTCGACCGTGCCGGCGGCGACCAGGCGGCGGAAGAAATCCGCGATCACCCGCCAGTTGTCGCGCGCGTCCGCGTCGCGCATGCGGGCGATGTCTTCTTCCGCGATCGGCGCGCGCGGCGCCGCCGCGACCGCCGCATGGAGCGCGCGCTCGGCCGCGCACGATTCCGGGGTAAGCGCGACTTCGGGCCGCGCCAGCCACGCGCGCAGGTAATCGTCGGTGACGGCGAGATGCCCGGCGCGATCGCGCGCGAGAAGCGCCAGCCCCGAGTCCGGCCAGAAATCGGGCATGGGTTTATTTGTTGTGGCCGCTGATCTCGGCGTGCAGCGGTTTCGTTTCCTCGAAGCGGCGCTTCTGTTCGGCGGTCGCTTCCTTCTGGTACTTGGCCTGCCAATCCTTGTAGGGCATGCCGTAGACGCGCTCGCGCGCCTCCGCGTCGGTCATGGCGACGCCCTTGTCGTTGGCGGCGGCGAGATACCACTTGGAAAGGCAGTTGCGGCAGAACCCGGCCAGGTTCATGAGATCGATGTTCTGGACGTCGGTGCGCTTTTGCAGGTGCTTGACCAGGCCGCGAAAGGCGGCGGCTTCCAATTCGGTGCGGGTCTTGTCGTCCATGGATGCCCCCTCCTTCTAGCCGGCGAGGCGGATCGCGCGCCAGCCGATGTCCCGCCGGCAAAAACCGCCCGGCCAGCGGATGCGGTCGACCGCCCGATAGGCGTTGCGCTGCGCGTCGGCGACCGTGGCCCCGAGCGCGGTGACGGCCAGCACCCGCCCGCCGACCGCGAGCAGCCGGCCGTTCGCCCGCGACGTGCCGGCGTGGAACACGTGGACGCCCTCGATTTCCTCGGCTTCGTCCAGCCCGTGGATTTCGGTGCCCTTCTCGTAAGCGCCGGGATAGCCCTTCGCCGCCATCACCACCGCGAGCGCGGTTTCCGGGCGCCACGCCACCGCGACCCGTTCGAGCCGGCCGGTGGCGCAGGCGTGCAGCACTTCGAGCGCGTCGGATTGCAGGCGCGGCATCAGCACCTGGCATTCGGGGTCGCCGAAGCGGGCGTTGTATTCGAGCACCTTGGGGCCGTCGGCGGTCATCATCAGCCCGGCGAACAGCACGCCGCGAAACGGCTTGCCCTCGGCGACGAGGCCCTTGGCCATCGGCAGGATGCAGCGCGCCATGATTTCGCGTTCCAGCGCGGGCGTGATCAGCGGCGTCGGCGAATAGGCGCCCATGCCGCCGGTGTTGGGGCCCTTGTCGCCGTCGTCGCGCGCCTTGTGGTCCTGGCAGGCGCCGAACGGGATCGCGCGCGTCCCGTCGACCA from Rhodospirillales bacterium includes:
- a CDS encoding DUF1244 domain-containing protein yields the protein MDDKTRTELEAAAFRGLVKHLQKRTDVQNIDLMNLAGFCRNCLSKWYLAAANDKGVAMTDAEARERVYGMPYKDWQAKYQKEATAEQKRRFEETKPLHAEISGHNK
- the purD gene encoding phosphoribosylamine--glycine ligase gives rise to the protein MKVLVIGGGGREHALCWAIAKSPRCAKLFCAPGNPGIGKLAECVEIATEDLDGLVAFARERAIDFVVVGPEAPLVAGLADRLTDAGIAVFGPSGAAAAIEGSKTLMKDLCAKYGVPTAEYARFDEPDAAKEYIRARGAPIVVKADGLAAGKGVTVCQNVNEAYAAIDHVMTEQAFGASGDEVVIEQYLEGEEVSFFALVDGTRAIPFGACQDHKARDDGDKGPNTGGMGAYSPTPLITPALEREIMARCILPMAKGLVAEGKPFRGVLFAGLMMTADGPKVLEYNARFGDPECQVLMPRLQSDALEVLHACATGRLERVAVAWRPETALAVVMAAKGYPGAYEKGTEIHGLDEAEEIEGVHVFHAGTSRANGRLLAVGGRVLAVTALGATVADAQRNAYRAVDRIRWPGGFCRRDIGWRAIRLAG
- a CDS encoding type II toxin-antitoxin system RelE/ParE family toxin codes for the protein MIRSFADKRTAAIFAGYAVRDLPHQIQRRARAKLRAVDAARKLDDLRVPPGNRLEALKGDRTGRHSIRVNDQWRICFVWRGDGAWDVEIVDYH
- a CDS encoding HigA family addiction module antidote protein encodes the protein MGIKREDLDAGRVDFAGVTTGRRLPPVHPGEILREDFLGPMGISVYVLAKAIKVPRSRVNDIVLGRRAITTDTALRLARYFGTTPEFWINLQARHDLDVAKGAMGRRIEREIRPRAA